The Clostridium septicum genome contains a region encoding:
- a CDS encoding dihydrofolate reductase — MLSIIVAKANNSIIGGDNKLLWHISEDLKRFKEITSGNIIIMGRKTFQSLPGILPNRKHIVITRDTNFKVDSDMVEVYNNLNDVISNYKNSENEAFIIGGGEIYKALLPHSNKLYLTIINKDFEGDTKFPEINLNDWNIDFKSEEKIDSKNGLKYTFINLSK; from the coding sequence ATGTTATCTATAATTGTTGCAAAGGCAAATAATAGCATTATAGGTGGAGACAATAAACTTTTATGGCATATTTCTGAAGACCTTAAAAGGTTTAAAGAGATTACATCTGGAAATATAATTATAATGGGAAGAAAAACTTTTCAATCATTACCCGGCATACTACCTAATAGAAAGCATATTGTTATAACAAGAGATACTAACTTTAAGGTAGATTCAGACATGGTAGAGGTATATAATAACCTAAATGATGTTATATCTAATTATAAAAACTCTGAAAATGAAGCATTTATAATTGGTGGTGGAGAAATTTATAAAGCTCTTCTTCCTCATAGTAATAAGCTTTACTTAACTATTATTAATAAAGATTTTGAAGGCGATACTAAATTCCCTGAGATTAATTTAAATGATTGGAATATAGATTTTAAATCTGAAGAAAAAATAGATTCTAAAAATGGATTAAAATATACTTTTATAAACTTAAGTAAATAA
- the lgt gene encoding prolipoprotein diacylglyceryl transferase, with the protein MDPIAFEAFGIEIRWYGIIISMGVIAAMILTYFMAKKKKLDFEVIIDAFLWVFPFSIIGARLYYVAFEYQNYHSFMDVINIRQGGMAIHGGVIAGLIVGVIFAKVRKINFFEYVDIVMPGVILAQAIGRWGNFMNQEAHGGPVTKEFISKFPEFIQNGMHISGVYYHPTFLYESVWNLLVCGILIYILLKSEKSEAGVILGSYMMLYSLGRFFIEGLRTDSLMFLGLRIAQIVSIIGILLGIGLIVWVKKRKNLY; encoded by the coding sequence ATGGACCCAATAGCTTTTGAGGCATTTGGCATAGAAATTAGATGGTATGGAATAATAATATCAATGGGTGTTATTGCAGCAATGATTTTAACATATTTTATGGCTAAAAAGAAAAAGCTAGATTTTGAAGTTATTATAGATGCATTTTTATGGGTATTTCCATTCTCTATAATAGGAGCTAGGTTATATTATGTAGCTTTTGAGTATCAAAATTATCATAGTTTTATGGATGTAATAAACATAAGGCAAGGGGGAATGGCTATACATGGAGGTGTAATAGCTGGACTTATAGTAGGAGTTATATTTGCAAAGGTTAGAAAAATTAATTTTTTTGAATATGTAGACATAGTTATGCCAGGAGTTATATTAGCTCAGGCTATAGGTAGATGGGGAAATTTTATGAATCAAGAGGCACATGGTGGCCCTGTCACTAAGGAGTTTATAAGTAAATTTCCTGAGTTTATACAAAATGGAATGCATATAAGTGGAGTGTATTATCATCCTACTTTTTTATATGAATCAGTTTGGAACTTATTAGTGTGTGGAATATTAATATATATTCTTTTAAAGAGTGAAAAATCAGAAGCTGGAGTCATATTAGGAAGTTATATGATGTTATATTCATTAGGAAGATTCTTTATAGAAGGATTAAGAACTGATAGTTTAATGTTTTTGGGATTAAGAATAGCCCAAATAGTAAGTATTATTGGAATTTTATTAGGAATAGGTCTAATAGTCTGGGTCAAAAAAAGAAAAAATTTATATTAG
- a CDS encoding FMN-binding protein yields the protein MKKLGAILASTVLAATLLVGCGGGKYVDGTYTGEGKGNAGSIKVEVKVEKGNISDIKLVESHETQTLVDGVKESMFPDIIKKQGTEDVEAISGATNSSKGALQAVNDALKQATK from the coding sequence ATGAAGAAATTAGGAGCTATATTAGCATCAACAGTTTTAGCAGCTACTTTATTAGTAGGATGCGGAGGTGGAAAGTATGTTGACGGTACTTACACTGGAGAAGGTAAAGGAAATGCTGGTAGTATTAAAGTAGAAGTTAAAGTAGAAAAAGGTAATATTTCAGATATAAAATTAGTGGAAAGTCATGAAACTCAAACTCTAGTAGATGGAGTTAAAGAAAGCATGTTCCCAGATATAATAAAGAAACAAGGAACAGAAGACGTTGAAGCTATAAGTGGAGCTACAAATTCATCAAAAGGTGCTTTACAAGCTGTAAATGATGCTTTAAAACAAGCTACTAAATAA
- a CDS encoding flavocytochrome c, translating to MKKKLLALVMSVAIAIPAVSFVGCGSTQSADVVIIGAGGAGLAAAVQAKQDGAKNVVVLEKMPLVGGNTNRASSGINAAGTKYQEEKGIEDSVETMIEDTMKGGHQKNNPDLVKKLAEDSNGSIEWLTDLGADLTDVGRMGGASVDRCHRPTGGAAVGAHLVDTLKKAAEKKEVDVRLWNKAEEVVLDKEGKVSSVKATNKEGKEYVINTKAVVITSGGFSANQELVVKYNPALKGFSTTNHNGATGDCIEIAEKLGADFVDMKEIQTHPTVVPEKAVMIAETVRGNGAILVNKEGNRFFNELDTRDAVSKAILSQKDGMAYIIFDDGLRKGLKQAEEYFNMGLVTEGDSIEDLAGKLEMDGATLKATIEKYNGFVSAKNDSDFGRTSMKKELNEGKFYAIPVAPAVHHTMGGIKIDTNAKVVNKDGNTIPGLFAAGEVTGGVHGANRLGGNALADIIAYGRTAGKNAVDFIKK from the coding sequence ATGAAGAAGAAATTATTAGCGTTAGTAATGTCAGTTGCTATTGCTATTCCAGCAGTATCTTTTGTTGGATGCGGAAGTACTCAAAGTGCTGATGTTGTTATTATAGGAGCTGGTGGAGCTGGGTTAGCAGCAGCAGTTCAAGCAAAACAAGATGGTGCTAAAAATGTAGTCGTACTAGAAAAGATGCCATTAGTTGGAGGAAATACTAACAGAGCATCAAGTGGTATAAATGCAGCTGGAACTAAGTATCAAGAAGAAAAAGGAATAGAAGATTCTGTAGAAACTATGATAGAGGATACTATGAAGGGTGGACATCAAAAGAATAACCCTGATTTAGTTAAAAAGTTAGCTGAAGATTCAAATGGATCAATTGAATGGTTAACAGATTTAGGAGCAGATTTAACAGATGTAGGTAGAATGGGAGGAGCTTCAGTTGATAGATGTCATAGACCAACTGGAGGAGCTGCTGTTGGAGCACATTTAGTTGATACATTAAAGAAAGCTGCTGAAAAGAAAGAAGTCGATGTAAGACTTTGGAATAAGGCTGAAGAAGTAGTACTTGATAAAGAAGGAAAAGTTTCAAGTGTTAAAGCTACTAATAAGGAAGGAAAAGAATATGTTATAAATACTAAAGCTGTTGTAATTACATCTGGTGGATTCTCAGCTAATCAAGAATTAGTTGTTAAATACAACCCAGCTTTAAAAGGATTCTCAACAACTAACCACAATGGAGCAACAGGTGATTGTATAGAAATAGCTGAAAAGCTTGGTGCAGACTTTGTTGATATGAAAGAAATTCAAACTCATCCAACTGTTGTACCAGAAAAAGCAGTTATGATAGCAGAAACTGTAAGAGGTAATGGAGCTATTTTAGTAAATAAAGAAGGTAACAGATTCTTTAATGAACTAGATACAAGAGATGCTGTTTCAAAAGCAATATTAAGTCAAAAAGATGGAATGGCATATATAATATTTGATGACGGTTTAAGAAAAGGCTTAAAGCAAGCTGAAGAATATTTTAACATGGGACTAGTTACAGAAGGAGATTCTATAGAAGATTTAGCTGGAAAACTAGAAATGGATGGAGCTACATTAAAAGCTACAATCGAAAAATATAATGGTTTTGTTTCAGCAAAAAATGATTCAGACTTTGGAAGAACTTCAATGAAGAAAGAATTAAATGAAGGTAAATTCTACGCAATACCAGTAGCACCAGCTGTTCACCACACAATGGGTGGAATTAAGATAGATACAAATGCTAAAGTTGTAAATAAAGATGGAAATACTATTCCAGGATTATTCGCAGCAGGTGAAGTTACTGGAGGAGTTCATGGTGCAAATAGATTAGGCGGAAACGCTTTAGCAGATATAATTGCATATGGAAGAACTGCAGGAAAAAATGCTGTAGATTTTATAAAAAAATAA
- a CDS encoding response regulator: MINVILVEDDPMVREINYKFLMKIDGFNVIGQVDSIELAKKKIRESDADIILLDVFLPDGRGVDLLRWIRQNNIDLDALLITADNSLNTVNEAFKFGAVDYLVKPFTFKRFKEAFEKYRDRHDKLIEKKTLNQESIDEYILNSGKRNTDNKHNDCDGELAKGLNKNTYNEIWKYISSNITGKFTADELADNVGLARVTVRRYLEYMCKEEKLNLNFEYGKVGRPVHYYEAKR; encoded by the coding sequence TTAATGTTATCTTAGTAGAAGATGATCCCATGGTAAGAGAAATAAACTATAAATTTTTAATGAAAATTGATGGGTTTAATGTAATTGGACAAGTTGATAGTATAGAATTAGCAAAGAAAAAAATAAGAGAAAGTGATGCCGATATAATATTATTAGATGTTTTTTTACCAGATGGAAGAGGTGTTGACTTATTGAGATGGATAAGACAAAATAACATAGATTTAGATGCACTTCTTATAACTGCAGACAACTCCTTAAATACTGTAAATGAAGCATTTAAATTTGGAGCTGTGGATTATTTGGTCAAACCATTTACTTTCAAACGCTTTAAGGAAGCTTTTGAGAAATATAGAGATAGGCATGATAAGCTAATAGAGAAAAAAACTTTAAATCAAGAAAGCATAGATGAATATATATTAAATTCAGGTAAGAGGAATACAGATAATAAACATAATGACTGTGATGGGGAACTTGCAAAGGGATTAAATAAGAATACATATAATGAAATTTGGAAATATATAAGTAGTAATATTACTGGAAAGTTTACGGCAGATGAATTGGCTGACAATGTGGGATTAGCTAGAGTAACTGTTAGAAGGTATTTAGAGTATATGTGTAAAGAAGAAAAGTTGAATCTAAATTTTGAATATGGTAAAGTAGGAAGGCCTGTTCATTATTATGAAGCTAAGCGATAG